The genomic window ATGGCATATCAAAGCCAGATATTCAACGAGTACTGCCAGGATATCCTCTTCGGCATCCCCAGGCCGCATCCTATGCGGGTAGACCTGGGTGTGCTGGATGCCGATTATGTGAACGTGCTGGTCAATGGCCATGAACCTTTTCTGGGCTTCGCCATGGTACTGCTTGCCCGGCAGAAGCAGTGGCAGGAGAAGGCAGAAGCAGCCGGAGCCAAAGGCCTGCGCGTCATCGCCAACATAGAAACGGGCCAGGAGATGATCCAGAGATGGGAAATGGACGACGTCTTCTATGGTTTCACCGGAAACTGGATCATGCAGGAAGCAGTGCTGGCCAGTGGCTGCGTAGACCTGTTTGCCTGCGATATGAACTGCTCCATGCCCATCGACCCTCTATATGCTCAGAAATACAAATTCAAGCTGGTCCCGGTAAGTGATCTGGTGGCCTTTGAGGGGATTTCGACTCGCATAAACTACGATCCAGTGAAGGCCGAGAGCCAGGCAGCGGAACTGCTGCAAATGGCGATCGATAACTACAAAGAGCGCAGGGCATCCGTTACACCGGTAACCGGCTTGCCGGTTTCAGAGGCCGTGGTGGGGTTTTCCACAGAAAGCATATTGCAGGCCCTGGGAGGCACCCTGGAACCCCTGCTGGATGCTATCAAGGGGGGCACACTGCGGGGGGTGGCTGGCCTGGTTTCCTGTACCACGCTGAGGGATTACGGCCAGGACGTCCACACTGTGGCCGTGGCCAGGGAACTGGTGAAACGCGATATCCTGGTCCTTTCCATGGGGTGCGGGAACGGAGCCTTGCAGGTGGCCGGTCTCTGCAAACCCGAGGCCAGGGAATACGCCGGGCCGGGCCTCAAAGGCCTGTGTCAAAAGCTCAACGTTCCTCCCGTGCTCAGCTACGGGACCTGCACAGATACGGGACGTATAGCAGACTTGCTGGCTGCTGTGTCGAACGCTCTGGGCGGCGTGCCTATCCCTGACCTTCCTGTGGTGGCTGCCGCGCCCGAGTACATGGAACAAAAGGCCACCATCGACGCCATCTTCGCCCTGGCTTTAGGGCTGTACACTTATGTCAACCCAGTCCCGCCAGTGACCGGAGCACCGAATCTGGTCAAGCTGCTGACTGAGGACTGCGCCGGGGTGACGGGTGGCCTGCTGAAT from Chloroflexota bacterium includes these protein-coding regions:
- the cooS gene encoding anaerobic carbon-monoxide dehydrogenase catalytic subunit, with product MEGTRISHHESVRKMYERIKEDKMDNIWDRYEAQGMGGNPDQRCPFCMGGVRCDLCSNGPCRADAAKDKKGVCGIKADGMAMRMMLLKNVMGASTYHYHTEETIRTLRATVRGETPFRILESEKLRNFAGRLGVNNTGADNEIALRLCDFAEADFCRKSDDPSQIVEALAPAERKALWRRLGIFPSGIHDEMLRSTSSCLTNVDGYYLSLALKAMRLSIAMAYQSQIFNEYCQDILFGIPRPHPMRVDLGVLDADYVNVLVNGHEPFLGFAMVLLARQKQWQEKAEAAGAKGLRVIANIETGQEMIQRWEMDDVFYGFTGNWIMQEAVLASGCVDLFACDMNCSMPIDPLYAQKYKFKLVPVSDLVAFEGISTRINYDPVKAESQAAELLQMAIDNYKERRASVTPVTGLPVSEAVVGFSTESILQALGGTLEPLLDAIKGGTLRGVAGLVSCTTLRDYGQDVHTVAVARELVKRDILVLSMGCGNGALQVAGLCKPEAREYAGPGLKGLCQKLNVPPVLSYGTCTDTGRIADLLAAVSNALGGVPIPDLPVVAAAPEYMEQKATIDAIFALALGLYTYVNPVPPVTGAPNLVKLLTEDCAGVTGGLLNVEKDAVKAADAMLAHIEGKRRKLGI